In Diorhabda sublineata isolate icDioSubl1.1 chromosome 2, icDioSubl1.1, whole genome shotgun sequence, the sequence ggctcatctttacaagcaattaaaaagtacattgctgccaattacaaagttgatgcagaaaaagtagcgccattcatcaaaaaatatttgaaagcatctgtagtatcgggatctttggtacaaactaaaggtaaaggagcttccggatcgttcaagttagcttcggcaacttcgactggtggtacttcggctaaaacgaatgctattgacaaaaagaaaaagaaaacagccgcttctactccaggcgtaactaaatccaaaaaaattgtaacagctgcaaaaagaaatgctattattgcaggaggaggaggaggaggaggagtggataaatcgaaaagtattaagaaatctaataaaggcaaaaaaacgacaggtacagcagcggcttctttaaaaacttcgacaacaacaacaccaactactgataagaaaggcgttaaagttgccaaaaaaacagataaaaaatcttcggctaaaggaggagtcgccgccgccgccgctaccaatacagccagtgccgcatcatccgaaattaaaacgaagaatcctactaaagcaaaaaaatctaataaaggcagtcccacgaaaaagccgaaagcaccaaaaccgaaaactgcgaaagcagctgctagcagttcctctcctaaagcaagaaaagccgccgccgccgccgctcctaaaaagaagaaataaaaagaatattttttttctgacagaaagatagtacaacaatcgagaagtattatcggactgatgatgggtacgacgacaatcgacaataataacaaatggcccttgtcagggccacaattttttcatttatttatgaagaaaatgaaaaacaaataatgtttgttttgatgaaacaagaattttttgaatttcggttcaataattgatatgttatgttatatataacattttcatcgatcgatgtaatgtaggttgttaccaccttctagatttgtctcgacctacctacgatatagtagatctaatctgttttataaactttcaattattatatgtcgatattgtctaaaatttgttagttaaaaataataattttctctatctcgtgcgtgcgtgcgtgcgtgcgtgcgtgtgtgtgtgtgtgtgtgtgtgtgtgtgtgcgtgcgtgcgtgcgtgcgtgcgtgcgtcttctttacccaatcaacaatcacatccttcttttatatttcaatgttttcaaacgaacatcctatatttatatcaaaatattatactactatcataaatgttaaattatttgtggttctgaaaagaaccgtttttacttacaatatatatataaaacaaaaaatctattataatcaaatagataaaatgtaattttatataaaaaaaaaaaaaaaaaatttgtatttatgctcgttctccgcgaattcttctagccaattggatatccttgggcataatggtgactcttttagcatgaatggcacacagattagtatcttcgaatagacctaccaaataagcctcactagcttcctggagagccataaccgctgaactttgaaaacgtaaatctgttttaaaatcttgtgctatttcacgaaccaatcgttgaaacggcaattttctaataagtaattcggtactcttttgataacgtcttatctcacgaagagctacagtacctggcctataacgatgaggtttttttactccaccagtagctggtgcgcttttacgggcggctttcgtcgctaattgtttacgaggagctttccctccagtcgattttctagcagtttgtttagtacgagccatcttattttttttttgtaagtatataagaaatgtcaatatactaaaccgctatagcaactcgataaacacacaatgaatgagataaatttatttatgaccttcttTTATAGCTTTGCCCAACATTACGGAGTACTAATCTGGGATTGGTGCGTACTTTTTCTAATGGGCGGAGCCGATAGGTATTATAAAGAGATTAGGGAAAATTCTTAGGTCAGTATTTTGAAGTCTTTTCGAAGTTATCATCGGATTGTTttaggtatatagaaaaaacaaaataaaagaaaaataatgaccggtcgtggaaaaggtggtaaaggacttggaaaagggggtgcaaaacgacaccgaaaagttttacgtgataatatccaaggaattaccaaacctgctattagaagattagctagacgtggaggagtaaaacgtatatcgggattaatttacgaagaaactcgtggagttttgaaagtgtttttggaaaatgttattagagatgccgtaacatatactgaacatgctaagagaaaaacggtaacggctatggatgttgtttatgctttaaaacgtcaaggtcgtactttatatggttttggtggttaattttcatttttcatatttgaagtagaagaatatgtcctccatcgcattcttcccatagcatatgtatatatacaaaaaaaaaaaaaaacggttcttttcagaaccacaacatattttgcttgaatatgaaaataaaaaaaaaataaataacttacacattagtttgttctcttatatataagaacaacctcgcatttattgatacgcacatacatatacactacatacatacatatagataagaacataagcgagtagaggaacttttatttatcttcatctcattatttgcaatttttatttctagtacgaacgttattattaacgatgctgaaaataatcacattaaccaaccacaattccagttattattacagatgataagttttcttatatatcaggacatttatttatttttttttttatctaacagtacgttacacgagaatctcttctatctcaaccaaagaaaatagagaaatcaacgaatcaataaatctatctagctctatatatatatatatatatatatatatatatatatatatatatatatatatatataaaatttaactatattataatctctttttttatatatatatataaaaataaaaaaaattgtggcccttaaaagggccggtttatgcatatgtatttcgataaaataaagaaaaataatataattaataaagaattaagctttcttttctgtctttttcggtaaaagtacagcttgaatgttaggaagaacaccaccttgtgcgatggttactccagacaacaatttattcaattcttcatcgtttctaatggctaattgtaaatgccttggaattatacgggtctttttgttatctctagcagcatttcctgctaattcgagtacttcggctgccaaatattccataacagctgccaaatatactggagctccggcaccgactcgttctgcataattgccttttctcaacaaacgatgtatacgtcctacaggaaattgtaatccagctcggtttgagcgagactttgcctttccctttactttaccacctttaccacgtccagacatttttttttatatatatttttctttttcaaaaaaaaaaaaaaatagaactgtgtcaattgaaaactatgaagcgcaaccgatgcgacgaaactaactgttaaacaaaaaatttacactcgacctatctatttatattaacatgccctaccaatgaaattatagcaaatgcgCAAACGGTAGAAGGGCGGAGCCTATTAGAATTACGTACGTTGATATAAAAGAGATGGACATAAGTGCTGTTAACTGCTAATTTTAcccatttttcgataaaaacggTACGTCAttcgagtgtttttattttatttcaagagaaataatgccaccaaaagctagcggaaaggcagcgaaaaaagccggaaaggctcaaaagaatatttcgaaagccgataaaaagaaaaaaaggaggaggaaggaaagttatgctatttacatttacaaagtacttaagcaagttcatcctgataccggtatatcgagtaaagctatgagtataatgaatagttttgttaatgatatattcgaacgaatcgccgccgaagcatccagattggctcattataataaacgttcaacaattacaagtagagaaattcaaactgcagtgagattattgcttcccggagaattagcaaaacacgcagtcagtgaaggaactaaagccgttaccaaatatactagttctaaataataagtataacacatctactatattgaccgaaaattttttattttatttacttaaatggtaacatcgacaaaaaaaaaaaaaaaaaaaaaaacggttcttttcagaaccacaatactacttttttttatttatatgatatatgataacaacgaacgaacgactgactgactttaattcaattgatattccacttaactgaaaattatgtatatatatatatatatatatatataaaaactttctaacgtcgcttttgtttaaaaaagtttcatatactaattcactgtcggctaaaggcaaaaaaaaacccgaccgtcggtaagataaaacatacaaagcggttggtcggttgccgttgtcaaagtagtttttgtggcgtctttgaaattatgttataaacactttctttttcttttcaaattggtttgaaattttaaataaaatatgttcatttcctaaaataatatactatacaatgtaaaaaagaataaaaaatgtcggataaaatattaaatattgtaatagacagacatagttgcgaatagagcgaagtagctcgttcaaagaaaatttaatcagtcaatcaatttattgtaataattataatttgctactaccacttacccaccattcgatatctaaaatgaaatatacgcgggttccaatattgaaatttgatatttttcttatatttagtatgtcggaacacattgttattgaaaaatactcataataatatattagttgggaacatatagtagaaacgtgtcgcgtaaatcagggtagacatgtcaccgttcgaatgataattgcggtattatttcaattcgttttgatatttttaaatattggtcattattgtgaatagacacgtttctctttaccttcattgtattttaagaaggacttttatttaatttcgaaattatatctaaagtgctaagcatcgacggaaataaatttttaaccatttttaagtggtacttttttttaataacaaacgttgttagcaattattaaattatagtaaaacttcggcgaaagttcgaagtataccttagttagttatttgtcaatttttttcattacattcgattcgaaaatctcgaagaaaccaaggtttttgaggttggtttggtttatgaggttcgttttttaacttagttctattcgttcgttcagtcttccgtccgctttatttgaatgactcctcttgtaactcattacacgcgaaaaattaaaagtcttttatacttttaagtatatagagaggtgaaattttttaaaactaaatataaaagtacatccaatattttt encodes:
- the LOC130453160 gene encoding histone H1-like; translation: MADTENQTSVVTATSASNSPQVSSSPINKKEKKAKNPRTKPSHPPTSEMVNNAIKGLKERGGSSLQAIKKYIAANYKVDAEKVAPFIKKYLKASVVSGSLVQTKGKGASGSFKLASATSTGGTSAKTNAIDKKKKKTAASTPGVTKSKKIVTAAKRNAIIAGGGGGGGVDKSKSIKKSNKGKKTTGTAAASLKTSTTTTPTTDKKGVKVAKKTDKKSSAKGGVAAAAATNTASAASSEIKTKNPTKAKKSNKGSPTKKPKAPKPKTAKAAASSSSPKARKAAAAAAPKKKK